The genomic DNA TTTATTATGATCGTCATAGGCAATATCAAAAAGTCCCTGATGTAACATCTGCAAAATATACTGCTGCCAATCCTTAAACGATGTATCCTGCCCCACTCCAAAAGTTTTTAACTCTTTAAAATCAAATGTCTGTTGATTTAATGTTCCCCTAAGGAAAGATATCAGTGCTGTTGTTGATAAATTTTCTTTTGACCGGTATATAGAACTAAGAGCTTTCTGAACATGAACTGTACCATCGAATTGCTTAGGTGGATTTTTACATACATCACAGTTTCCACAATCTTCTTCAAGAGTTTCGTTGAAATAGCTAAGAAGAATTTTACGTCTGCAAACCGGCGATTCGGAATAATCCTGCATGCGTTGCAATTTCTCCAATTGCAATTCTTTCTGCCCGCTGTCTTCAGCAAATTGTTTTAGCTGAATAACATCTCTTAAAGAATAAAAAAGAAGTGTATCACTTGGCAATCCATCACGGCCGGCTCTACCAATCTCCTGATAAAACCCCTCCATATTCTTGGGCATATTATGGTGAATTATCCATCGTACATTCGACTTATCTATTCCCATACCAAATGCAATGGTTGCACAAATTATAGGTGTTTTATCCTTTATAAATCTACTTTGAACTGCTGCCCTTTTATCTGCTTTTAACCCTGCATGATAATATTCCGCGTTGTATCCACTTGCCTGTAGTTTTTGAGCGGTTTGTTCGCATTCTTTCCTGCTCAAACAATAAATTATCCCCGAAGTATCAGGTCTCTTTTCAACAAAATCAAGAATCTTTTTTATCTTATCTGTTCCCTGCTCTACACTCAAGCTAAGATTAGGTCTGTCGAAAGAAGATACATGAACATGTGCATGCTCTATTTTTAACTGTTTTAAAATATCGTTTCTGGTAATTTTATCTGCAGTGGCAGTAAGAGCCATCACCGGGATATTAGGATATTTCTGCTTTAAAAAACCAAGCTGTGTATACTCCGGTCTGAAATCGTGTCCCCATTGCGATATACAGTGAGCTTCATCAATAGCTATTAAATTGATATTGGCACTTTGCAATATCCCCGTAAATTCCGGCGACATCAACTTTTCGGGTGATA from Bacteroidota bacterium includes the following:
- the recQ gene encoding DNA helicase RecQ; translated protein: MKSNTHLPKEILKNTFGFDDFRPMQEEIINQALSNEDSVVLMPTGGGKSLCYQIPALSRDGLTLVISPLISLMQDQVMALRSNGINAFFFNSTQTSVEQREVVDNVLSNKAKLLYVSPEKLMSPEFTGILQSANINLIAIDEAHCISQWGHDFRPEYTQLGFLKQKYPNIPVMALTATADKITRNDILKQLKIEHAHVHVSSFDRPNLSLSVEQGTDKIKKILDFVEKRPDTSGIIYCLSRKECEQTAQKLQASGYNAEYYHAGLKADKRAAVQSRFIKDKTPIICATIAFGMGIDKSNVRWIIHHNMPKNMEGFYQEIGRAGRDGLPSDTLLFYSLRDVIQLKQFAEDSGQKELQLEKLQRMQDYSESPVCRRKILLSYFNETLEEDCGNCDVCKNPPKQFDGTVHVQKALSSIYRSKENLSTTALISFLRGTLNQQTFDFKELKTFGVGQDTSFKDWQQYILQMLHQGLFDIAYDDHNKLKLTELSNKVLFKGKKINLVQVKKKVREKIEPLSKRVRKEKPLKSSLFDELKKVRTELASRYNVPPYVIFSDATLKDIEDSKPLNENEFANISGVGDYKLEKYASYFIEVVNNYFNKKKGLGNAYKATLELYKNGASVPEIAKKRKVQETTVMSHIAKGIESNEDIDIFDFVDLDVYKSVKRAYIELGREQRLKPIFDKLEETVPYGEIRLCLSHFKANP